In one window of Microbacterium sp. PM5 DNA:
- the dhaL gene encoding dihydroxyacetone kinase subunit DhaL, with translation MTDAATTDTVTLDVLDRWVRLSDARLTTEADHLTALDSAIGDADHGTNMLRGFTAIVAKLDATPPQSVPEFFKAVGMTLVSKVGGASGSLYGTLFLDMGKNAPAGASMSAVEWAHALSAGVAAVVARGHAQPGDKTMIDAFGPALTALEAALSGGATLAAAAAAAADAAEQGSADTEPLVARKGRASYLGERSAGHVDPGSASTALLLRAFADAAAGEAA, from the coding sequence ATGACGGATGCCGCGACGACGGACACCGTGACCCTCGATGTTCTCGACCGGTGGGTGCGGCTCAGCGACGCCCGCCTGACGACGGAGGCCGACCATCTGACCGCGCTCGACTCTGCGATCGGCGACGCCGATCACGGCACCAACATGCTCCGCGGCTTCACCGCGATCGTCGCGAAGCTGGATGCCACACCGCCGCAGAGCGTTCCGGAGTTCTTCAAAGCCGTCGGCATGACCCTCGTCAGCAAGGTCGGTGGAGCGAGCGGCTCGCTCTACGGCACCCTCTTCCTCGACATGGGCAAGAACGCGCCCGCCGGAGCATCGATGTCGGCCGTGGAGTGGGCGCACGCGCTGTCGGCCGGCGTCGCTGCGGTCGTCGCGAGAGGTCACGCGCAGCCGGGCGACAAGACGATGATCGACGCGTTCGGTCCGGCGCTGACCGCACTCGAGGCCGCCCTGTCGGGAGGAGCGACACTCGCCGCTGCCGCGGCGGCCGCAGCCGACGCGGCCGAGCAGGGCAGCGCCGACACCGAGCCGCTCGTCGCCCGGAAGGGCCGCGCCTCGTACCTGGGTGAACGCAGTGCCGGTCACGTCGATCCGGGGTCGGCGTCGACAGCCCTGCTGCTGAGAGCATTCGCGGACGCCGCCGCGGGGGAAGCCGCGTGA
- a CDS encoding HPr family phosphocarrier protein: MIGFVIVSHSEALARAAVDLGMQMIHGEAPAVRIASGADGGFGTDAAAIADAIDALADADGVLIITDLGSAVLSSELALDLRTSTVAVRISDGPFVEGITAGLVRAAAGGGLDDVANEVSTALAAKQAHAPAASADAPMPPAASDAPVGAVGSDASVEAVLRNPMGLHSRPAALVVKAVGAFDADVSIANLTTGAGPASALSMIGLLALGAGGGATVRISASGPDAAAAVETVRRLVDDGFGELDQAPA; the protein is encoded by the coding sequence GTGATCGGCTTCGTCATCGTCTCGCACAGTGAAGCTCTGGCCCGGGCCGCCGTCGATCTCGGGATGCAGATGATCCACGGCGAGGCCCCGGCGGTGCGGATCGCCTCGGGAGCAGACGGGGGCTTCGGCACGGACGCGGCGGCCATCGCAGACGCCATCGATGCGCTCGCCGACGCCGACGGTGTGCTGATCATCACCGATCTCGGCTCAGCGGTGCTCAGCTCGGAGCTCGCTCTGGATCTGCGGACGAGCACCGTTGCGGTGCGTATCAGCGACGGGCCGTTCGTGGAGGGGATCACCGCGGGGCTCGTGCGAGCGGCGGCGGGCGGAGGCCTCGACGACGTTGCGAACGAGGTGTCGACAGCGCTCGCGGCGAAGCAGGCGCACGCCCCTGCGGCATCCGCGGACGCGCCGATGCCCCCCGCGGCCTCCGACGCGCCCGTTGGCGCCGTCGGATCCGACGCGTCCGTCGAGGCGGTGCTGCGCAATCCGATGGGCTTGCACTCGCGGCCGGCGGCCCTCGTCGTCAAGGCCGTCGGCGCCTTCGATGCGGACGTCTCGATCGCGAACCTCACGACCGGTGCCGGCCCGGCATCCGCCCTCAGCATGATCGGGCTGCTCGCGCTGGGAGCCGGGGGCGGCGCCACCGTGCGCATCAGCGCGAGCGGACCGGACGCCGCTGCCGCCGTCGAAACGGTGCGTCGGCTCGTCGACGACGGTTTCGGTGAGCTCGACCAGGCGCCGGCCTGA
- a CDS encoding DUF4192 family protein has translation MSTIVRAADAAQFLSVLPHLLGCTPRDSVVVVPLSQGRTLGVMRVDLPSETAAAGAAASIIGMACRIVDVEAVVLVVYTDAEISDDPSPRLPHPAVIAALRTRADECGLPVAEVFVVAANGWGSALSNRLPPGGHDRARIAPRDDLPPEAVDGPPAVDQAAGAQLPIPGAARRRAVGQALRSLDAALETICGIPRVSGATPARIDPAALEAACALDDLPALFERALSWNPDDLAPMDAASIGWCLARAGLRDVALVQWASDVDGGDAAMEAQRRWEDGELYPSDLAEVMWGDGPRPDAERLDAALRLARNVAALMPKKRRAGALAVCGWIAWARGRSTHADAYVRQALHADPRHGLAEIVGSFVAAGHLPDWAFRAR, from the coding sequence ATGTCCACGATCGTCCGCGCCGCCGATGCGGCACAGTTCCTCTCCGTTCTTCCGCACCTGCTCGGCTGCACGCCGCGCGACAGCGTCGTGGTCGTGCCCTTGTCGCAGGGACGCACGCTCGGCGTGATGCGGGTCGACCTTCCGTCCGAGACCGCGGCGGCCGGCGCCGCCGCCAGCATCATCGGCATGGCCTGTCGAATCGTCGACGTCGAGGCGGTGGTACTGGTCGTCTACACGGATGCCGAGATCAGCGACGATCCGTCGCCACGTCTCCCCCACCCCGCGGTCATCGCCGCCCTCCGGACGCGCGCCGACGAGTGCGGGCTACCGGTCGCGGAGGTCTTCGTCGTCGCGGCGAACGGCTGGGGATCGGCGCTGTCGAATCGGCTGCCGCCCGGCGGCCACGACCGCGCACGCATCGCCCCGCGCGACGATCTGCCGCCCGAAGCCGTGGACGGCCCACCCGCGGTGGACCAGGCGGCCGGCGCACAGTTGCCGATACCCGGCGCTGCGCGTCGGCGGGCCGTCGGACAGGCGCTGCGGTCGCTGGACGCGGCACTCGAGACCATCTGCGGCATCCCGCGGGTGAGTGGGGCCACGCCCGCTCGCATCGACCCGGCGGCACTCGAGGCCGCGTGCGCGCTCGACGACCTCCCGGCGCTGTTCGAGCGCGCTCTGTCGTGGAACCCGGATGATCTGGCTCCGATGGATGCCGCGTCAATCGGCTGGTGCCTCGCCCGCGCAGGACTGCGCGACGTCGCGCTCGTGCAGTGGGCCAGTGACGTCGACGGCGGAGATGCGGCCATGGAGGCCCAGCGGCGGTGGGAGGACGGCGAGCTGTATCCGAGCGATCTCGCCGAGGTGATGTGGGGAGACGGCCCGCGACCCGATGCCGAGCGTCTCGACGCGGCGCTGCGCCTGGCGCGCAATGTCGCCGCCCTCATGCCGAAGAAGCGCCGGGCGGGCGCTCTGGCGGTGTGCGGTTGGATTGCCTGGGCGCGTGGGCGCTCCACCCACGCCGACGCCTACGTCCGCCAGGCACTCCACGCCGACCCCCGGCACGGCCTGGCCGAGATCGTCGGGTCGTTCGTCGCCGCCGGACACCTGCCCGACTGGGCGTTCCGTGCGCGGTAG
- the cls gene encoding cardiolipin synthase, with amino-acid sequence MDQTGWALAWVILVFVTDVTVRILAIIIVPRNRRPTAAMAWLLAIYFIPIIGVLLFLLIGNPRLPRKRRKKQQQINDYIRTTSHGLDLGTLRPDPPQWFAQLVRLNRNLGAMPLSGENAATIISGYQDSIDEMAAAIGQATTYVHAEFYILQCDDTTAGFFDALEDAVKRGVVVRVLLDHWANRGKPFYAQTCRRLDAMGATWQLMLPVQPLRGKYQRPDLRNHRKLLVVDGHTAFMGSQNVTDSTYNLRKNIKRGLHWVDMMARLEGPVVASVNAVFLSDWYSETDEIVEGIELFQVHTGNGDLDCQVIPSGPGFEFQNNLKLFMTLLFSAREKIIIVSPYFVPDEGLLLAIQTACQRGVHVELFVSEEGDQAMVYHAQRSYYEALLRGGVKIWMYKKPFILHSKSMSIDDEVAVVGSSNMDMRSFGLNLEISLLVRGEDFVSQLRAVEDEYRALSRELTLEEWQQQPLRSTVLDNLARLTSALQ; translated from the coding sequence GTGGATCAGACCGGATGGGCGCTCGCCTGGGTGATCCTGGTCTTCGTCACCGACGTCACCGTGCGCATCCTGGCGATCATCATCGTGCCTCGCAACCGCCGCCCGACGGCCGCGATGGCCTGGCTGCTGGCGATCTACTTCATCCCGATCATCGGTGTGCTGCTGTTCCTGCTGATCGGCAATCCTCGGCTGCCTCGCAAGCGCCGCAAGAAGCAGCAGCAGATCAACGACTACATCCGCACGACGAGTCACGGGCTCGACCTGGGCACCCTGCGCCCCGATCCACCGCAGTGGTTCGCACAGCTCGTCCGCCTCAACCGCAACCTCGGGGCGATGCCGCTGTCGGGCGAGAACGCCGCGACCATCATCTCCGGCTATCAAGACAGCATCGACGAGATGGCGGCGGCGATCGGTCAGGCGACCACGTACGTGCACGCCGAGTTCTACATCCTGCAGTGCGACGACACCACGGCCGGATTCTTCGATGCCCTCGAGGATGCCGTGAAGCGCGGCGTCGTCGTGCGGGTGCTGCTGGATCACTGGGCCAACCGCGGCAAGCCGTTCTACGCGCAGACGTGCCGGCGACTCGATGCGATGGGAGCGACGTGGCAGCTGATGCTGCCGGTGCAGCCGCTGCGCGGGAAGTACCAGCGTCCCGATCTGCGCAACCACCGCAAGCTGCTCGTCGTCGACGGCCACACCGCGTTCATGGGTTCGCAGAACGTGACCGACTCCACGTACAACCTGCGCAAGAACATCAAGCGGGGACTTCATTGGGTGGACATGATGGCGCGTCTGGAGGGGCCGGTCGTGGCGTCGGTCAACGCCGTCTTCCTCAGCGACTGGTACAGCGAGACCGACGAGATCGTCGAGGGCATCGAGCTGTTCCAGGTGCACACCGGCAACGGTGACCTCGACTGCCAGGTCATCCCCTCCGGCCCCGGGTTCGAGTTCCAGAACAACCTGAAGCTGTTCATGACGCTGCTGTTCTCCGCGCGCGAGAAGATCATCATCGTCTCGCCGTACTTCGTCCCCGACGAGGGGCTGCTGCTCGCCATCCAGACCGCCTGCCAGCGCGGCGTGCACGTCGAACTGTTCGTGTCCGAAGAGGGCGATCAGGCGATGGTCTACCACGCGCAGCGCAGCTACTACGAGGCGCTGCTGCGCGGCGGGGTGAAGATCTGGATGTACAAGAAGCCGTTCATCCTGCACTCCAAGTCGATGTCGATCGACGACGAGGTCGCGGTGGTCGGCTCGAGCAACATGGACATGCGCAGTTTCGGTCTGAACCTCGAGATCTCCCTCCTCGTGCGGGGCGAGGACTTCGTCTCGCAGCTGCGCGCCGTCGAAGACGAGTATCGGGCGCTGAGCCGCGAGCTGACGCTCGAAGAGTGGCAGCAGCAACCGCTGCGCTCCACGGTGCTCGACAACCTCGCCCGGCTCACCTCCGCACTGCAGTAA
- a CDS encoding ATP-dependent Clp protease ATP-binding subunit produces the protein MFERFTDRARRVVVLAQEEAKMLNHNYIGTEHILLGLIHEGEGVAAKALESLGISLDAVREQVQDIIGQGQQQPTGHIPFTPRAKKVLELSLREALQLGHNYIGTEHILLGLIREGEGVAAQVLVKLGADLNKVRQQVIQLLSGYQGKEPAGVAAGAGEQNQQAAQGGSAVLDQFGRNLTQAARDNKLDPVIGREKEIERVMQILSRRSKNNPVLIGEPGVGKTAVVEGLAQAIVKNDVPETLKDKQVYSLDLGSLIAGSRYRGDFEERLKKVTKEIRTRGDIIVFIDEIHTLVGAGAAEGAIDAASILKPLLARGELQTIGATTLDEYRKHFEKDAALERRFQPIQVAEPSLPHAINILKGLRDRYEAHHKVQITDGAIVAAANLADRYISDRFLPDKAIDLIDEAGARLRLSILSSPPELREFDEKIAKVREDKEAASEEQDFEKAAALRDEEKSLLAERLRLEKQWRSGDVASHAVVDEGLIAEVLAQATGIPVFKLTEEETSRLVFMEKALHQRVIGQEEAIAALSRTIRRQRAGLKDPKRPSGSFIFAGPTGVGKTELAKALAEFLFDDEGALISLDMSEFGEKHTVSRLFGAPPGFVGFEEGGQLTEKVRRKPFSVVLFDEIEKAHPDIFNSLLQILEEGRLTDGQGRVVDFKNTVIIMTTNLGSSAIAGGPVGFQVEGNSQTTYERMKGKVDEELKRHFKPEFLNRVDDVIVFPQLNKAELRQIVGLFTKRLSERLLDRDMTVELTDAAKDRLIEIGFDPTLGARPLRRAMQREVEDQLSERILHGELNPGDHVKVDAENGTFLFEHGPRGEKVAVGVGAVGAIEATPDIVAGS, from the coding sequence ATGTTCGAGAGATTCACGGACCGTGCCCGTCGTGTGGTCGTCCTCGCCCAAGAAGAGGCGAAGATGCTCAACCACAACTACATCGGCACCGAGCACATCCTGCTCGGTCTCATCCACGAGGGCGAGGGCGTCGCCGCCAAGGCGCTCGAGAGCCTGGGCATCTCGCTGGATGCCGTCCGCGAGCAGGTCCAGGACATCATCGGCCAGGGCCAGCAGCAGCCGACCGGCCACATCCCCTTCACGCCGCGCGCGAAGAAGGTGCTGGAGCTGAGCCTGCGCGAGGCGCTGCAGCTTGGCCACAACTACATCGGCACCGAGCACATCCTGCTCGGTCTCATCCGCGAGGGCGAGGGCGTCGCCGCACAGGTGCTGGTCAAGCTCGGCGCCGACCTCAACAAGGTGCGCCAGCAGGTCATCCAGCTGCTCAGCGGCTACCAGGGCAAGGAGCCCGCGGGTGTCGCCGCCGGCGCGGGCGAGCAGAACCAGCAGGCCGCCCAGGGCGGTTCGGCCGTGCTCGACCAGTTCGGTCGCAACCTCACGCAGGCCGCGCGCGACAACAAGCTCGACCCCGTCATCGGGCGCGAGAAGGAGATCGAGCGCGTCATGCAGATCCTGTCGCGCCGCTCGAAGAACAACCCGGTCCTCATCGGCGAGCCCGGCGTCGGCAAGACCGCCGTCGTCGAGGGTCTCGCCCAGGCGATCGTGAAGAACGACGTCCCCGAGACGCTGAAGGACAAGCAGGTCTACTCGCTCGACCTCGGCTCGCTCATCGCCGGGTCCCGTTACCGCGGCGACTTCGAGGAGCGCCTGAAGAAGGTCACCAAGGAGATCCGCACGCGCGGCGACATCATCGTCTTCATCGACGAGATCCACACCCTCGTGGGTGCGGGCGCCGCCGAGGGCGCGATCGACGCGGCATCCATCTTGAAGCCGCTCCTCGCCCGCGGCGAGCTGCAGACGATCGGCGCCACGACCCTCGACGAGTACCGCAAGCACTTCGAGAAGGACGCCGCGCTCGAGCGCCGCTTCCAGCCGATTCAGGTCGCCGAGCCGAGCCTGCCCCACGCGATCAACATCCTGAAGGGGCTGCGCGACCGCTACGAGGCGCACCACAAGGTGCAGATCACCGACGGCGCCATCGTCGCGGCGGCGAACCTCGCCGACCGCTACATCAGCGACCGTTTCCTGCCCGACAAGGCGATCGACCTGATCGACGAGGCCGGCGCGCGCCTGCGTCTGTCGATCCTGTCGAGCCCGCCCGAGCTGCGCGAGTTCGACGAGAAGATCGCCAAGGTCCGTGAGGACAAGGAGGCCGCCAGCGAGGAGCAGGACTTCGAGAAGGCCGCCGCTCTCCGCGACGAGGAGAAGTCGCTGCTCGCCGAGCGCCTGCGCCTCGAGAAGCAGTGGCGCAGCGGTGACGTCGCCAGCCACGCGGTGGTCGACGAGGGTCTGATCGCCGAGGTGCTCGCACAGGCCACCGGCATCCCGGTCTTCAAGCTCACGGAGGAGGAGACCAGCCGTCTCGTCTTCATGGAGAAGGCGCTGCACCAGCGGGTCATCGGCCAGGAGGAGGCGATCGCCGCGCTCAGCCGCACGATCCGTCGTCAGCGCGCCGGCCTCAAGGACCCGAAGCGTCCCAGCGGCTCGTTCATCTTCGCCGGCCCCACGGGCGTCGGAAAGACGGAGCTGGCCAAGGCGCTCGCCGAGTTCCTGTTCGACGACGAGGGTGCGCTGATCTCGCTCGACATGAGCGAGTTCGGCGAGAAGCACACCGTCTCGCGGCTGTTCGGTGCCCCTCCGGGGTTCGTCGGCTTCGAAGAGGGCGGCCAGCTCACCGAGAAGGTGCGGCGCAAGCCGTTCTCTGTGGTGCTCTTCGACGAGATCGAGAAGGCTCACCCGGACATCTTCAACTCGCTGCTGCAGATCCTCGAAGAGGGTCGCCTGACCGACGGTCAGGGCCGCGTCGTCGACTTCAAGAACACGGTCATCATCATGACCACCAACCTCGGATCGTCGGCCATCGCCGGCGGCCCGGTCGGGTTCCAGGTCGAGGGCAACTCGCAGACGACCTACGAGCGGATGAAGGGCAAGGTCGACGAGGAGCTGAAGCGTCACTTCAAGCCCGAGTTCCTCAACCGCGTCGATGACGTCATCGTCTTCCCGCAGCTCAACAAGGCCGAGCTCCGCCAGATCGTCGGACTGTTCACGAAGCGACTGAGCGAGCGTCTGCTAGACCGTGACATGACGGTCGAGCTGACGGACGCCGCCAAGGACCGGCTCATCGAGATCGGGTTCGACCCGACTCTCGGTGCCCGCCCCCTGCGCCGCGCCATGCAGCGCGAGGTCGAGGACCAGCTGTCCGAGCGGATCCTGCACGGCGAGCTCAACCCCGGTGACCACGTCAAGGTGGATGCCGAGAACGGCACCTTCCTGTTCGAGCACGGTCCCCGCGGCGAGAAGGTCGCGGTCGGTGTCGGCGCAGTCGGCGCGATCGAGGCCACGCCGGACATCGTCGCCGGAAGCTGA
- a CDS encoding gamma-glutamyl-gamma-aminobutyrate hydrolase family protein, whose product MSAPARDLRPVIGLTTYLERAQQGVWDVRAAFLPQVYLDATTAVGGAGVLLPPQPDPDAAADAVLDGLDGLVLTGGLDVDPALYGAAPHPETDEPRTDRDAWELALLAGARRRGMPVLGICRGLQLANVAAGGTLHQHLPEALGTGRYQLGGGVFATNTATVEDGTRLADIVGAGDLSVRSYHHQGIDRVGDGLVVSARSDDGLPQAIETIEGPWFVAVQWHPEEDAADRRLFAALVAAARRFRAAR is encoded by the coding sequence ATGAGCGCCCCCGCCAGAGACCTACGACCCGTCATCGGCCTCACGACCTACCTCGAGCGCGCCCAGCAGGGTGTGTGGGACGTGCGCGCGGCCTTTCTGCCCCAGGTCTACCTCGACGCGACCACCGCGGTCGGCGGCGCGGGGGTGCTGCTGCCACCGCAGCCCGACCCGGATGCTGCCGCCGACGCGGTGCTCGACGGTCTGGACGGGCTGGTCCTCACCGGCGGCCTCGACGTCGATCCCGCTCTCTACGGCGCCGCGCCCCACCCCGAGACCGACGAGCCCCGCACCGATCGCGATGCGTGGGAGTTGGCGCTGCTGGCCGGCGCACGTCGTCGCGGGATGCCCGTTCTCGGCATCTGCCGGGGTCTGCAGCTGGCGAACGTCGCCGCGGGTGGCACACTGCACCAACATCTGCCGGAGGCGCTGGGCACGGGCCGCTATCAGCTCGGCGGCGGGGTGTTCGCGACGAACACGGCGACGGTCGAAGACGGCACACGACTGGCGGACATCGTCGGCGCCGGCGACCTGTCGGTGCGCAGCTACCATCATCAGGGCATCGATCGGGTCGGCGACGGTCTCGTCGTCAGCGCCCGCAGCGACGACGGTCTCCCGCAGGCGATCGAGACGATCGAAGGGCCGTGGTTCGTCGCGGTGCAATGGCACCCCGAAGAGGATGCCGCCGACCGGCGCCTGTTCGCCGCGCTCGTCGCCGCGGCCCGGCGCTTCCGCGCCGCCCGCTAG
- a CDS encoding transglutaminase family protein produces MRYRVWHRTAYTYGKPVQDSVGQFHLVPRGLPWQEVTEASVQVDPTPGDIAPDTDAFGNSATYFHLTDPHEALTITASSVVAVETPTYDADALALPWEQARPLLNTHLPEAWRAVEYALESPRVRHEPEAAAYGAVSLTPGRPIGEAATDLMQRIYRDFDYDKTATTVTSTVGDAMRARAGVCQDFAHVALACLRSHGVAARYVSGYLATQPPPGKERVFGADASHAWLAVWLPGTDQWLAIDPTNDQWANDRYVTVAWGRDYGDVAPVRGIIFTKAKNSTLRVSVDVAPLDAAATAASLPPAATGTA; encoded by the coding sequence ATGCGTTACCGCGTCTGGCACCGCACCGCCTACACGTACGGCAAGCCCGTGCAGGACAGCGTCGGCCAGTTCCATCTCGTACCCCGCGGCCTGCCCTGGCAGGAGGTCACCGAGGCGAGCGTCCAGGTCGACCCGACTCCGGGCGACATCGCGCCCGACACCGACGCGTTCGGCAACTCGGCCACCTACTTCCACCTCACCGACCCGCACGAGGCGCTGACGATCACCGCATCGAGCGTGGTCGCCGTCGAGACGCCCACATACGACGCCGACGCGCTCGCACTCCCGTGGGAGCAGGCTCGGCCGTTGCTGAACACTCATCTGCCCGAGGCGTGGCGGGCCGTCGAGTACGCCCTGGAGTCGCCGCGGGTGCGCCACGAGCCGGAGGCCGCGGCGTACGGTGCCGTGTCGCTCACGCCCGGTCGACCCATCGGTGAGGCCGCGACGGATCTCATGCAGCGGATCTACCGCGACTTCGACTACGACAAGACGGCGACCACCGTCACCAGCACCGTGGGCGATGCGATGCGCGCGCGGGCGGGGGTCTGTCAGGACTTCGCGCACGTGGCGCTCGCGTGCCTGCGCTCGCACGGGGTCGCCGCCCGCTACGTCTCGGGCTACCTGGCGACGCAGCCGCCGCCCGGCAAGGAGCGGGTGTTCGGCGCCGACGCGTCGCATGCGTGGCTCGCCGTGTGGCTGCCCGGCACCGACCAGTGGCTGGCGATCGACCCGACGAACGACCAGTGGGCGAACGACCGCTACGTGACGGTGGCGTGGGGTCGCGACTACGGGGACGTCGCGCCGGTGCGCGGCATCATCTTCACCAAGGCGAAGAACTCGACGCTGCGCGTCTCGGTCGACGTGGCTCCGCTCGATGCGGCGGCGACCGCTGCGTCACTTCCTCCCGCGGCGACAGGAACCGCATGA
- a CDS encoding circularly permuted type 2 ATP-grasp protein, whose amino-acid sequence MSVLRDYAATVSQPTLPLSPSAEAVRYDEFVDADGALRPGWKALAAHALSLTGEDLQRVDGEIARFLADDGVSYLRGDSGPQPWQLDPVPFVFDAAGWSPLEVGLAQRAELLNALLVDLYGPQNLMREGIVPSAVVFGHSGFTRPLARASAVDPHPLLLAATDLGRDAEGEWHVLADRVQAPSGLGFAAENRRVISQVLPDLFQEENLHRIDPYFSALRAALLSSVAAEIDDPRVVILSPGTLSETAFDQAFLASALGFPLVQGSDLVVRDGFVWMKPAGWPRTRPTDRIDVIIRRVDAAWCDPLELRGDSRLGVAGLSEAVRRGHVRLVNGLGAGVLENPGLLPYLPAACEYLLGEQLRIPSVPTVWCGDPEARDRVLSRVRAGDRGLIVRTIDEPRKAFSEMSADDLIARIQSAPHRFVGQDLLPLSQTPVWSSTDDLGARIDALPLTLRAFALRYGSAYRPLVGGLATVRESPDALPRTKDVWVLKASEDDPDQNLTEIAPAPTARSVPPLAPRAHADMFWTGRYAERAEDLLRLLLTAQTELDQPRAYVAGRLAESPRVLLDVLGRLAGMRSLDPEAEFRSLLLDVRRPGSAAHSIARLREAMEGVRDQLSGDTWRVFATIDRATRALRGSSHPHRTAESGGRMLSAMLSLYGITANMIRDTGWHMIEAGRFLERGLQLSELLSTGLAERHAPRAERSVLEAVLLAAESVVTHRRRYRGSMRAADVLDLLLLDHSNPRSLAFALARLREHLAAMPASTGSTRAERLLDHLETELAAIDVAALDVVDNGRRATLVAFMADVTAQLEQLSDAVTHLHFESGPPAVAMTDLSLVELMEARA is encoded by the coding sequence GTGAGTGTGTTGCGCGACTATGCCGCGACGGTGTCGCAGCCGACGCTGCCCTTGTCGCCGTCGGCCGAGGCGGTTCGCTACGACGAGTTCGTGGATGCCGACGGGGCGCTCCGCCCCGGATGGAAGGCGCTGGCGGCGCACGCCTTGAGCCTCACGGGCGAGGATCTGCAGCGCGTCGACGGCGAGATCGCGCGTTTTCTCGCGGACGACGGCGTCTCGTACCTGCGCGGCGACTCCGGACCGCAGCCATGGCAGCTCGACCCGGTGCCGTTCGTGTTCGACGCGGCCGGCTGGTCGCCGTTGGAGGTCGGGCTCGCGCAGCGGGCCGAGCTGCTGAACGCGCTGCTCGTCGACCTGTACGGACCGCAGAATCTGATGCGCGAAGGGATTGTGCCGTCGGCCGTCGTCTTCGGCCACTCCGGTTTCACTCGCCCGTTGGCCCGCGCGAGCGCCGTCGACCCTCATCCGCTGCTGCTGGCGGCGACCGATCTCGGGCGCGACGCCGAGGGCGAATGGCACGTCCTCGCCGATCGCGTGCAGGCACCGTCGGGTCTGGGCTTCGCCGCGGAGAATCGCCGGGTGATCTCGCAGGTGCTGCCCGACCTGTTTCAGGAGGAGAACCTCCACCGCATCGACCCGTATTTCTCGGCGCTGCGCGCCGCACTGCTGTCGTCGGTGGCCGCGGAGATCGATGACCCGCGGGTCGTCATCCTCTCTCCCGGCACGCTGAGCGAAACGGCGTTCGACCAGGCGTTCCTGGCGAGCGCGCTCGGTTTCCCGCTCGTGCAGGGCAGCGATCTGGTCGTGCGCGACGGGTTCGTCTGGATGAAGCCCGCCGGCTGGCCCCGCACGCGCCCCACCGACCGCATCGACGTGATCATCCGCAGGGTGGATGCCGCGTGGTGCGACCCCTTGGAACTTCGCGGCGACTCACGGCTGGGCGTCGCCGGGCTGAGTGAGGCCGTACGCCGCGGCCATGTGCGCCTGGTGAACGGCCTCGGAGCCGGCGTGCTGGAGAACCCGGGGCTGCTCCCCTATCTGCCCGCGGCGTGCGAATACCTCCTCGGCGAGCAGTTGCGCATTCCGTCGGTGCCGACGGTGTGGTGCGGCGATCCGGAGGCGAGGGACCGGGTGCTGTCGCGCGTGCGCGCGGGAGATCGGGGCCTGATCGTGCGCACGATCGACGAACCGCGCAAGGCGTTCAGCGAGATGTCGGCCGACGACCTGATCGCGCGAATCCAGTCGGCTCCGCACCGGTTCGTCGGGCAGGACCTGCTGCCGCTCTCGCAAACCCCGGTCTGGTCGAGCACCGACGATCTCGGTGCGCGTATCGACGCGCTGCCGTTGACGCTCCGCGCGTTCGCGTTGCGTTACGGGTCGGCGTACCGTCCGCTCGTCGGAGGTCTGGCGACCGTGCGAGAGAGCCCCGATGCGCTCCCGCGGACGAAAGACGTGTGGGTGCTGAAAGCCTCGGAGGACGACCCCGACCAGAACCTGACCGAGATCGCGCCTGCACCGACGGCCCGCAGCGTCCCGCCGCTGGCTCCCCGCGCGCACGCCGACATGTTCTGGACCGGCCGCTATGCGGAGCGCGCGGAAGACCTTCTGCGGCTGCTGCTGACGGCGCAGACCGAGCTCGACCAGCCTCGTGCCTACGTGGCGGGCCGGCTGGCCGAGAGCCCCCGCGTCCTGCTGGATGTGCTCGGGCGTCTGGCCGGAATGCGCTCGCTCGATCCCGAGGCGGAGTTCCGCTCGCTGCTGCTGGACGTTCGCCGTCCCGGCTCCGCCGCGCATTCGATCGCGCGGCTTCGCGAGGCGATGGAAGGCGTCCGCGACCAGCTCTCCGGTGACACGTGGCGGGTCTTCGCGACGATCGATCGCGCCACCCGCGCGCTGCGCGGCTCGTCCCACCCGCACCGCACGGCGGAGTCGGGAGGGCGCATGCTCTCGGCGATGCTGTCGCTGTACGGCATCACGGCGAACATGATCCGCGACACCGGCTGGCACATGATCGAAGCCGGCCGCTTCCTGGAGCGCGGACTGCAGCTGTCCGAACTGCTGTCGACGGGTCTGGCTGAACGCCACGCGCCCCGCGCCGAGCGCAGCGTCTTGGAGGCCGTCCTCCTGGCGGCCGAGAGCGTCGTGACCCACCGCCGTCGCTACCGCGGGTCGATGCGGGCCGCCGACGTGCTCGATCTGCTGCTGCTCGATCACAGCAACCCGCGCTCGCTCGCGTTCGCGCTCGCGCGTCTGCGCGAGCATCTGGCCGCCATGCCGGCATCCACGGGGTCGACCCGGGCGGAGCGCCTGCTCGATCATCTCGAAACGGAACTCGCCGCCATCGACGTCGCCGCGCTGGACGTCGTCGATAACGGTCGACGCGCCACGCTCGTCGCCTTCATGGCCGATGTGACGGCGCAGCTCGAACAGCTCTCGGATGCCGTCACCCATCTCCACTTCGAGAGCGGGCCGCCCGCCGTCGCGATGACCGACCTGTCCCTCGTCGAGTTGATGGAGGCCCGCGCGTGA